The Alicyclobacillus acidoterrestris genome contains the following window.
ACTGACAGGCGTTTTTCCTGGGACTGCCGCCCCCTAACGTTTTGCTTGCCTCCGAAATTTCATTACCATGGCAGCTAAAAGGGGAATACATATCAATGTCACCACAAAATACGCTGGCGCCACACCCGCGATGAAGTGCTCCATTTCCTTCGTACTGCGAAAGAATGCAAAACTGCCAGCCCACACGAATAAGCCGCCGGAGAGCGCCATAATTCGGTGTGATGACAGTTTAAAAACGTCCTTCATACCTTCACACCAGGCGTAGTGAAACACACCCAGTTTTATGCATATGGTGGACATCACACCTATCACGTAGAGTGTGTCCAGGCGCTCCAGGAAGCGACCGATGCGAATGCTGCGGACGGTTTCGAGCACCGGATACGACAGATAACTCTCGGATTGCCCCACTACGCCTGTCGTAATTATCTGAATGACGGTCAAGAGAACAGTCAGGATGGCCGTAGCCGTGACCATGTCTTTGGGAAGGGTCCGGCTTTCGCGCAAGGCCCGTACGAACTGTAGGCTAATCAACAGTTCCAATGCGTAGGTCAGATCCGGTGTGACGGCACCGCGGAGCACCGGCTGCCAGCCGTCGGCGAGAACTGGCATCAGTTCATGGACATCCATGTGCTTCATGGACAGGGCAAAGAGAACAGGTGTCACAGCGAGCGCGAGCGGTATGATGAACTCACCGTCCCGCATAACGACCTCCACACCCATATACACCATGTATGAGATCCCAGCCATGCAGAGTAGTCCGATGATATATTCCGGGGTTCTAGGCAGGATGGTGATGCTCACAAACGATTCTACTTCCCGGAGGATGGTGCAATTAATCAGGTACAGCCAGACAAGAAACCAAAGACAAAACATGCGTCCCAGCCATGGTCCGAATGTGTCAATCAAGCCGTTGGTTAGATTTCGGTTTGGCAGCGCACGGATGAATACCGCAGCGGTACCAGCGGACAACAGGCCCCCGGCCACAAACAGGAGATCCGTAATCCAGCTGTCGCGGACGGTGAATTGGGCAACGCTGAACGGGACTGTGACGATGCCGGTGGCAAGGATGCTCCAAACGAGTACGATGACGAGTTGAAATCGGGAAATCTGTACGTTCGACATAAGGTCGGATTCCCTTCTAAAGAATTTTGTACATCCACTTTGTAACTGGACCAAACATGGCTTCGAACGGTGCCAACAGATGCAGATTTGGCCACAGATGCCAGGAGACAGACGCAGACATGGCAAGTGCTGCGAAGATGAGTCCCCAGTACACTGGGACTTCGCGGCGCGCTGCCTGGCGAAGGGAATGTCTGTCTAGGAGCGTGTCCGAGTATTTCAGCTTAGAATTTCTGTAATTGAGTCCTAATTCCAAAATTCTCATTAATGGTCAATGACATTCCGCACTGGTGTTGTTCTTTTCACAAGAACTGGACAGTGTAGCCTCATCTTTAGCACGTTGCCCAGCTCGTATGGCCGTATTTGAATATCTTCAGCAGGTTATGGCACATGGCAACTAACGACCATTCTCCCTTGACTTTTTCCAAGCCTCGTAAAGAGAATCGGTCGAATCCCCGGCAACCCTTAATCTGGCCATACACAGGCTCAACGATCACTTTGCGTCTCGCGTAGACGGCATGACCCTTCTTTGTTTTTAATTTCCGAGCCATCCGTTGCTTCACCGTGTAGTGTTTCGGTATTCGTCCTCTTGGTGACTCCGGCACCTCATTGTGTTTTTGACGACCCGTTGCGATATATGGGTCAATTTCTTTCTCTTGAAGCCATGTCACATCGTCTGCGGCAAAGTAGCCCGCATCACATGAGATTTTGCCAATTGCCGCTTTTGCATTCTCCTCGGTCATTTCAACCATGGTACGTAGGACGCCATGATCATTAGTGTGGTCTGTAACATCTGTTGCAACAATGATTTGGTACGCTTCATCTACGACAGACTGCACATTGTATGCTTGGATGAAACCGTCTTTCGATTTCATAATGCGGGATTCCGGGTCCGTGAAGTTCCGTTGTGCTTTGTCCCGCGGAACGCCTGCGGGATGACTCTCCTTGCGCGGACGGCCACGCTTTTTGACGCCTGTCTGGTTGGTGGGATCGTCATCGTCCTTCTTGTCTTGTTGTTCCTTTTGCTGCTGTTGTTCCATTTCTTCCTTGGCTTCCTGCTCCAAGGCAGCCATTGCTTCCTGGATTTTTGCTAATCGGCTTTCTCTGCGGGTTAATTCTTCAGGAAGTTCATCGCCCATGGTGTTACCATACTTCTTGTCTTCACTGCGGTCGGTGCGTTCAGCTTGCTGCGTAAGCTCGGCAATCTCTTGGCGTAGCCGTTGTTCTTGCTGTTTCATCCGGTCGTAACTCATTGCCTTATGCTTAGATGCGTTCGCCCGAATCTTGCTCCCGTCCAGAGCTACATGTCCGAGCTTAACCATCCCTGCATGCTGGGCAATCTTCACGACTTCCAAGAAAAGTTCCTTGAAGGTGCCCAGGTGGCGTTTGCGAGAATCACTGATTGTACGAAAGTCCGGAAACTGGTTTGCCGACAGGACTCGGAATGCTACAACATCTTGGCAAGCCTTTGCAATCTTTCTGGAGGAGTACACACCTGTGCAGTATGCATAGATAAGAACCTTCAACAACATGGCCGGGTGGTACGGAGGAAAACCGCGCAATTCCTGTTCGTACTGCTTGGTAATGACGGAGATATCCATATGATCGACCACATCACTGACGAAGTTCGCCAAGTGATTGTCGGGTAGCCATTCGTTCAAACTCGGTGGTAACAACATGAGTTGGTTCGGGTCGTAGTCACGGAACTTTTTTCCCAAGAGTCGAAGCCTCCATTGTGAATCCCAGTACAGGATACTTCGTTGTTGATCCGAAAATTCCCTGTTGGGAAACTTCAAGAATTACTCGGACACGCTCCTAGGACTGCAACGGCAAAGGCAGTGAATAGCGCGAGCCAGATCACTGTGTAATCACTCCGCGCCCTGCCGGTGGAGCCAAGCCACTTCGCGAGGCCGCGGATTCGGGTGTATTGGAAGAAAGGGCGGTCCGGGTAATATGGACGCGTACATTGCATCTGACCTGCGCCCGAGCAAAGTAAGCTGGCCATTGAGCACTAATCTGTCGCCACGTGTGTGGGTCTTCGATAAACAATCGCGTGCCGAACTGGCAAGCGTCCACATCGTCGGCTTGGAGCTTTGTCATCACTGCCTGCATATGCCGTTCCATGTACTTGGCAGTTTTCTGCTCAAGTTGCTGGTAAGTTTTCTCGCTCAACCGATCATTCGGACAAAGTCGGTCGATCTCCGCCCGCGCTTGAACCTTCACCAGAAAACTCACCCCATCGCTGCCAAACCGTGGAATGACCTGGGTGTGGGAACCGAGCAATCGCACGGCGCTTCCAACGTCGCCGTCCTTGGCGTCGCACGGCAGGGGGATGACCACCTGGCGGGTGTCCATCATGAGCCACGCGAGCCCCTTCGTCTCGTCCACCGTCAGGACGTCCACCATCTTTGCACCGCGAAACAAAGCAACCCCTTTCATGAGAATGTGGCCCGTAGCGCCTCTGTCTACCAACGACAGGACGGAGGCCTGCGACGGTGACAGGTACTCCTTCACTACCTCGAGTTGCTCACTGTTGACAACGCGGAACATCTCACCGATTTGCTCCACTAAAGCACGAAGGCCCAGCGCGTTCAGCGGCTCAGGTTCGGACGGTGCCGAAAGAACATCCTGGGCCTGTCCCGGTGTCACGAGGAACAGTTGATTGCGGCGAAAGTACCGGTTCCGCTCGAAGTAGTCAAGTGCCCTGTCAATGCCTTGCTTTGCGTAGTCGCTTCCGAACACCAACACCGTGTTGTGCGCCAAGTACATGAGGTGAGGTACGTCCGCCTTGAATTTATTCATCGCGTCTTCGATAATTGTGCCCGTCTCTTCACGGATAATGAAGGGCGCGCCGCCTTTCCCTGAACCTGAACCGCTCCCTCCAGCCGAAGGAGCGGCATCCGGATTGACGAGTTGGGCCGTCACTCGTACCAAGCCGTCGTCGGTCCGGTCGATACCAAGGGCTATGACGATATTCATGTCGTCGACCTCCTGAATGTCAAAACACCCTGGCAAAAGCAACGAACCGACGCTCGTCACGAAGAGGAAGGCCAGCTTACGCAGAAGGCGCGACCTCATGGCTGCCCCTCGCCATAGGGAGATTTTTTGGGAACTCGCGGTGCTGGACTGCGGTTGCTGACACGGTCGATCGGTTCAAGCTGGCCAGGGCGTCGCTTGGTCGCAAACCACGGAACCCGAAAGAACATATCCTTCATGTCCGACCAAGTAAACGGAGCGATGGGGGCCATGTATGGAACTCCGAAGGAACGTAGAGAGACGAGATGCGTCACAAGAACTAATCCGAGGACGACGATGCCGACCAGTCCGAAGATACCAGCTATGATGACAAATACGAATTGAATAATCCGGCTTGAATTCACAAATCCATATGCCGGAAGAGCAAACGACGCGACTCCGGTTCCTGCCACCACAATCACCATGCCCGGAGATACCAGACCCGCACGCACTGCGGCATCGCCGACAATAAGTGTGCCGACAATGCTGACCGATTGCCCAACCGCCCTTGGCAGTCGCGTTCCGGCTTCACGCAGGGCTTCAAAGGCACCCATCATCACGAGCGCTTCCAAGACGGTAGGGAACGGAATGCCGCGGTGTTGGGCCTGTATGCTGACGAGTAACGGTGTCGGTATTAGGTCCTGGTTGTAAGATAAGAGAGCTACGTACAGAGACGGCAACATGAGGGAAGACCAGTATGCGATGTGGCGCAAAATGCGA
Protein-coding sequences here:
- a CDS encoding GerAB/ArcD/ProY family transporter, which produces MSNVQISRFQLVIVLVWSILATGIVTVPFSVAQFTVRDSWITDLLFVAGGLLSAGTAAVFIRALPNRNLTNGLIDTFGPWLGRMFCLWFLVWLYLINCTILREVESFVSITILPRTPEYIIGLLCMAGISYMVYMGVEVVMRDGEFIIPLALAVTPVLFALSMKHMDVHELMPVLADGWQPVLRGAVTPDLTYALELLISLQFVRALRESRTLPKDMVTATAILTVLLTVIQIITTGVVGQSESYLSYPVLETVRSIRIGRFLERLDTLYVIGVMSTICIKLGVFHYAWCEGMKDVFKLSSHRIMALSGGLFVWAGSFAFFRSTKEMEHFIAGVAPAYFVVTLICIPLLAAMVMKFRRQAKR
- a CDS encoding IS1182 family transposase; this encodes MGKKFRDYDPNQLMLLPPSLNEWLPDNHLANFVSDVVDHMDISVITKQYEQELRGFPPYHPAMLLKVLIYAYCTGVYSSRKIAKACQDVVAFRVLSANQFPDFRTISDSRKRHLGTFKELFLEVVKIAQHAGMVKLGHVALDGSKIRANASKHKAMSYDRMKQQEQRLRQEIAELTQQAERTDRSEDKKYGNTMGDELPEELTRRESRLAKIQEAMAALEQEAKEEMEQQQQKEQQDKKDDDDPTNQTGVKKRGRPRKESHPAGVPRDKAQRNFTDPESRIMKSKDGFIQAYNVQSVVDEAYQIIVATDVTDHTNDHGVLRTMVEMTEENAKAAIGKISCDAGYFAADDVTWLQEKEIDPYIATGRQKHNEVPESPRGRIPKHYTVKQRMARKLKTKKGHAVYARRKVIVEPVYGQIKGCRGFDRFSLRGLEKVKGEWSLVAMCHNLLKIFKYGHTSWATC
- a CDS encoding Ger(x)C family spore germination protein, encoding MRSRLLRKLAFLFVTSVGSLLLPGCFDIQEVDDMNIVIALGIDRTDDGLVRVTAQLVNPDAAPSAGGSGSGSGKGGAPFIIREETGTIIEDAMNKFKADVPHLMYLAHNTVLVFGSDYAKQGIDRALDYFERNRYFRRNQLFLVTPGQAQDVLSAPSEPEPLNALGLRALVEQIGEMFRVVNSEQLEVVKEYLSPSQASVLSLVDRGATGHILMKGVALFRGAKMVDVLTVDETKGLAWLMMDTRQVVIPLPCDAKDGDVGSAVRLLGSHTQVIPRFGSDGVSFLVKVQARAEIDRLCPNDRLSEKTYQQLEQKTAKYMERHMQAVMTKLQADDVDACQFGTRLFIEDPHTWRQISAQWPAYFARAQVRCNVRVHITRTALSSNTPESAASRSGLAPPAGRGVITQ